In Blautia sp. SC05B48, a single genomic region encodes these proteins:
- a CDS encoding ABC transporter substrate-binding protein, producing MKKRTGNNYGRKYAAITLAAVTAACTGATAGSVVTVAAAEENKTLVYAGESESTINPLLNNHDELPDLIFSGLMKYDANGKPVEDLAESYTFDKDTNTYTFKLRDGVKWHDGEDFNAEDVVYTYKELTEDETLGASITSNYQDITSIEAPDDQTVIFTLDQYDAAMLDYFTMGILPEHLLEGEDVNTTSFNQNPVGTGRYKFEDWDATGGMITLKRNEDYYGKVPNIETVVYRTVSDETTKATMLQSGEADLAWLNSNYASQFKDKDGYNYWEFTTADYRGAAMDMSTDFWKENGDSIGVLNYALDKDSIIAGVLAGQGEAAYSPIQRNPLGTDKEANIYSYDLDTFAKKMEELGWKKGDDGIYERNGQKFHFTIQVRDYEEERVDIANVMSDMLKQAGVEMEVKLVTKFDWDAGYNGFLAGYSTQFDPDMAYVNFVTDASGNNMHYSNADVDKYLEEGRHGETEEARKEAYSEFEKAYAEAPGILLVAYLQGDYVGVSGLDGLDTTRVLGHHSVGVMWNIEDWTITK from the coding sequence ATGAAAAAGAGAACAGGAAACAACTATGGAAGAAAATATGCGGCGATAACACTGGCAGCAGTGACCGCAGCATGTACAGGAGCAACTGCAGGCAGTGTGGTAACCGTAGCTGCGGCAGAAGAAAACAAAACTCTGGTATATGCAGGTGAGTCAGAAAGTACGATCAATCCCCTTCTGAATAACCATGATGAGCTTCCGGATCTTATTTTTTCAGGACTGATGAAATATGATGCCAATGGAAAGCCGGTAGAGGATCTTGCAGAGAGCTATACCTTTGACAAGGATACCAATACCTATACTTTTAAGCTTCGAGATGGTGTTAAGTGGCATGATGGAGAAGATTTCAATGCAGAGGATGTTGTATACACCTATAAGGAGCTTACAGAGGATGAAACTCTGGGAGCCAGTATCACCAGCAATTACCAGGACATTACAAGTATTGAGGCACCGGATGATCAGACTGTGATCTTTACACTGGATCAGTATGATGCTGCCATGCTGGATTACTTTACCATGGGAATCCTTCCTGAGCATCTTCTGGAAGGAGAGGATGTGAATACTACATCCTTTAATCAGAATCCGGTGGGAACAGGTCGTTATAAATTTGAAGACTGGGATGCTACCGGCGGAATGATCACACTGAAACGAAATGAAGATTATTACGGAAAGGTTCCGAATATTGAAACCGTTGTATACCGTACAGTATCGGATGAGACTACAAAGGCAACCATGCTCCAGTCCGGCGAGGCGGATCTTGCATGGCTGAATTCCAACTATGCTTCTCAGTTCAAGGATAAGGACGGATATAATTACTGGGAGTTCACCACAGCAGATTACCGTGGAGCTGCCATGGATATGAGCACAGATTTCTGGAAGGAAAACGGAGATTCCATCGGCGTTCTGAATTATGCGCTGGATAAGGATTCCATTATTGCAGGTGTTCTTGCAGGACAGGGAGAGGCGGCATACAGCCCGATCCAGAGAAATCCTCTCGGAACAGATAAGGAAGCTAATATCTACTCCTATGATCTGGATACCTTTGCAAAGAAGATGGAAGAGCTGGGATGGAAAAAAGGTGATGATGGGATCTATGAGAGGAACGGACAGAAATTCCACTTTACCATCCAGGTGCGTGATTACGAAGAAGAGCGTGTGGATATTGCCAATGTCATGTCTGATATGCTGAAGCAGGCTGGCGTGGAAATGGAAGTAAAGCTTGTTACCAAATTTGACTGGGATGCAGGATACAATGGATTCCTTGCAGGTTATTCAACACAGTTTGACCCGGATATGGCATATGTAAACTTTGTAACCGACGCAAGTGGAAATAACATGCATTATTCCAATGCAGATGTGGACAAATATCTTGAGGAAGGCCGTCACGGTGAGACTGAGGAAGCCAGAAAAGAGGCTTACAGTGAATTCGAAAAGGCATATGCCGAGGCACCTGGAATCCTTCTGGTTGCTTATCTCCAGGGAGATTATGTAGGCGTTTCCGGACTTGACGGGCTGGATACCACACGTGTTCTGGGACATCATTCCGTAGGTGTTATGTGGAATATTGAAGACTGGACCATTACAAAATAA
- a CDS encoding ABC transporter permease: MVADRKLSEAELFQVVGAGWKQHESEKRKKTFRERLKGKPVFSLFLLFLIVLGCVFANVVANHDPSGFYLQNLNTPPGKEFIFGTDSLGRDIYSLIWYGGRVSLVIGLLGAAIITLVGVTYGCISGTAGPKVDSVMMRFTEMCGSIPTLLLILILSAVLQANDVISISVIIGITGWFALARIVRSEVRQIRNSDYVMYARLCGGSFGYVMYHHLIPNFVSAIMFVVISSISSCITMESTLSFLGLGLPADVVSWGSMLSLANKALIMNTWWVIVIPGVFLVITLMCITSMGSFVRSEVNNHYSNL, encoded by the coding sequence ATGGTAGCTGACCGGAAGCTTTCAGAAGCTGAGCTTTTTCAGGTAGTTGGTGCCGGGTGGAAGCAGCATGAATCTGAAAAACGGAAAAAAACATTTCGGGAAAGGCTAAAGGGGAAACCGGTATTTTCCCTGTTCCTGCTTTTTCTGATCGTTTTGGGCTGTGTATTTGCGAATGTTGTGGCAAATCATGATCCCTCAGGTTTTTATCTTCAGAATCTGAATACACCGCCGGGAAAGGAATTTATCTTTGGAACGGATTCGCTTGGAAGAGATATTTATTCACTGATCTGGTATGGCGGAAGGGTTTCTCTGGTGATCGGACTTCTGGGTGCGGCGATCATTACCCTGGTTGGTGTTACCTACGGATGCATCAGCGGAACAGCAGGTCCAAAGGTGGATTCGGTTATGATGCGCTTTACGGAAATGTGCGGAAGTATTCCGACCCTTCTGCTGATCCTGATCCTGTCTGCGGTCCTTCAGGCCAATGATGTGATCAGCATATCTGTGATCATCGGCATTACCGGGTGGTTTGCACTGGCACGTATTGTAAGAAGTGAAGTGCGGCAGATAAGGAACAGTGATTATGTGATGTATGCAAGACTTTGCGGAGGAAGTTTTGGATATGTGATGTATCACCATCTGATACCGAATTTTGTTTCGGCGATCATGTTTGTGGTGATCTCTTCGATAAGCAGCTGTATTACCATGGAATCTACTTTAAGCTTTCTTGGCCTTGGGCTTCCGGCAGATGTAGTTTCCTGGGGAAGTATGCTCTCGCTGGCAAATAAAGCACTGATCATGAATACCTGGTGGGTGATCGTGATCCCGGGAGTTTTTCTGGTCATTACTTTAATGTGCATTACCAGTATGGGAAGCTTTGTGAGAAGTGAGGTAAATAATCATTACAGCAATCTCTGA
- a CDS encoding ABC transporter permease translates to MNKENKLVIRILKRILLLAVVMFLLSVVVFWLARLAPGDPLQSFYGDSLEMMTSEEVAAARTRLGLDQGIGVQYVRWFTNVVHGDFGLSLKYRQPVMNVIKPLIGNTLVLGGIAYIVIFILAVLIAIFCTLHEDQWIDRLICKIGTAAYYVPAFWLGVVLILIFSVNLGWFPSSGAYDVGMSDSIGNRMKHMILPLVVMIFSHLWYYAYMIRNKFLDEVRKDYVLLARSKGLSKRKILWKHCLRNVMPTIVSIMAVSVPHVTGGTVTVEAVFNYAGIGNLAVESAKYHDYNLLMIDVLITGFIVFLSSFVAQTVNEEIDPRMKDSEVRVW, encoded by the coding sequence ATGAACAAAGAAAATAAACTCGTCATCCGGATCCTGAAACGGATTCTTCTGCTTGCTGTGGTTATGTTTCTGCTGTCTGTGGTGGTGTTTTGGCTGGCGAGACTGGCACCGGGAGATCCCCTGCAGTCCTTTTACGGAGATTCCCTGGAAATGATGACCAGTGAGGAAGTGGCTGCGGCCAGAACGAGACTGGGACTGGATCAGGGGATCGGGGTACAGTATGTAAGGTGGTTTACCAACGTAGTCCATGGTGATTTCGGATTGTCGCTGAAATACAGGCAGCCGGTTATGAATGTGATCAAACCGCTGATCGGAAATACTCTGGTGCTGGGAGGAATTGCTTATATTGTGATCTTTATACTGGCAGTTCTGATCGCCATATTCTGTACGCTCCATGAGGATCAGTGGATCGACCGGCTGATCTGCAAGATCGGAACAGCAGCCTATTATGTGCCGGCTTTCTGGCTTGGTGTGGTACTGATCCTGATCTTCAGTGTAAATCTTGGATGGTTCCCAAGCAGCGGTGCCTATGATGTAGGAATGTCAGATAGTATCGGCAATCGTATGAAGCATATGATCCTTCCGCTGGTAGTAATGATCTTCAGCCATCTCTGGTATTACGCATATATGATACGTAACAAATTCCTGGATGAGGTGCGGAAGGATTATGTACTTCTTGCCAGATCCAAGGGACTTTCCAAAAGAAAGATCCTGTGGAAGCATTGTCTTCGAAATGTAATGCCGACGATCGTGAGTATCATGGCAGTTTCGGTACCCCATGTAACCGGTGGGACTGTAACTGTGGAGGCTGTTTTCAATTATGCGGGAATTGGAAACCTTGCAGTGGAATCTGCAAAATATCATGATTATAATCTGCTGATGATCGATGTGCTGATCACGGGATTTATCGTATTTTTAAGCAGCTTTGTTGCACAGACTGTCAATGAAGAGATCGATCCAAGAATGAAGGATTCGGAGGTGAGGGTATGGTAG
- a CDS encoding LysR family transcriptional regulator, which translates to MLNIKQIQYFAACAKTGSFSQAAELLFTTQSNVSKVIRSMEDDMRTQLFVRHTKGIELTPEGERAYIHVQRILENIDELEMQAQPLAKSSLCVCFHPSSWFADTFVTYYEAHKCDDLHYQVYAADTHEIIKRVKARQDDMGFAYVMQNQLAAFQYFLSRNYLEFELLTETEVNIYTGKGKADTADEGDFNMSQLRLIQRFPDEFSPDNYRNLVEENGHSAVEAETVVVTNSDYIVERLLGSGELCNISGADLSGRDPGYSSVKYTFPGEGQKLVYGCICRRGEELSEQGKDFLGFVKERLQISGK; encoded by the coding sequence ATGCTGAATATCAAACAGATCCAGTATTTTGCGGCCTGTGCCAAAACAGGCTCCTTCAGCCAGGCTGCAGAGCTGCTTTTTACCACGCAGTCAAATGTAAGCAAGGTGATCCGTTCCATGGAAGACGATATGCGTACTCAGCTGTTTGTCCGTCATACAAAGGGCATAGAGCTGACACCGGAAGGAGAACGTGCATATATCCATGTGCAGAGGATCCTGGAAAATATAGATGAACTGGAAATGCAGGCACAGCCACTTGCAAAAAGCAGCCTGTGTGTATGCTTTCATCCCAGCTCCTGGTTTGCGGATACCTTCGTAACGTATTATGAAGCACATAAGTGCGATGATCTTCATTATCAGGTTTACGCAGCAGATACCCATGAGATCATAAAACGTGTAAAAGCCAGACAGGATGATATGGGATTCGCCTATGTGATGCAGAATCAGCTGGCAGCGTTCCAGTATTTTCTTTCCCGGAATTACCTGGAATTTGAGCTGCTGACGGAAACCGAGGTAAATATTTATACCGGGAAAGGGAAAGCAGATACAGCAGATGAGGGAGACTTTAATATGTCCCAGCTCAGGCTGATCCAGAGATTTCCCGATGAATTTTCCCCGGATAATTACCGGAACCTTGTAGAGGAAAACGGTCATTCCGCAGTGGAGGCAGAGACTGTAGTCGTAACAAACAGTGATTATATCGTGGAACGTCTTCTTGGCTCCGGAGAGCTGTGTAATATCAGTGGTGCGGATCTTTCCGGCCGTGATCCGGGATATTCCTCCGTGAAATATACATTTCCGGGAGAAGGCCAGAAACTTGTTTACGGGTGCATCTGCCGGAGAGGTGAAGAGCTCAGTGAACAGGGAAAGGATTTTCTGGGATTCGTGAAGGAAAGGCTTCAGATTTCCGGGAAGTGA
- a CDS encoding methyltransferase domain-containing protein, translated as MEKLLDEIESYWSTRTEGYSEVNHKELAGTQKNAWLKVLTSQFPDKPKEEIRILDIGTGPGFFPVILAEAGYHVDAVDYTEGMLEKAKENAGDLCRNIRFWRMDAQKLDFEDNTFDVVISRNLTWNLEHPDVAYREWVRVLKAGGRLLNFDANWYGYLYEEEQRKAYENDRKNVENNSLDDHYLCTDIERMERIALQVPLSKISRPRWDVKTLREAGLLGIRTDTEIWKTVWSEEERLNYQSTPMFMVTGVKPDHFLNLPVAAGEKTEGFLELGDGEFVLPATIIRGKDPGKTVLVTAGLHAGEYVGIQTLIELSKRLKPEKVKGQLVLVKVLNREDFEKRAGSISWEDGKNLNRVFPGKKDGTKMERLAAAITESLIRKADYYIDLHGGDDYEELTPYVYFAGVAKPEIVEASRKMAEQVDVPYMVQSNVSTGGAYNYAASTCDIPAVLLERGCMGTWQREEVDSMRRDVRNILCSIGAYRGIRSHSTYYPLKMDDVRYQCASVNGLWYPVKKPGDIVHQDEYLGEIRDYEGNVQEICRADMDGVILYQVSSLQVVEGGPVITYGNIVREKDERKTRIAQYWTRRSDSFLEQRRAELHSALAGRWMAELKKYLPEKKNLRILDVGCGTGFFTILLAKEGHQVTGIDLTPDMITHAKELAEEEKADCRFMVMDAEAPDFPDEEFDVIVSRNLTWTLPDAEHAYQEWFRVLKPGGVMINLDANYGAADFADTADLPENHAHHQIQDELMQECEDIKRQLPISSFLRPAWDLETLSRTGVEEFSFDLGISKRIYIEKDEFYNPTPMFLIFAKKTR; from the coding sequence GTGGAAAAACTTCTCGATGAAATCGAATCTTACTGGAGCACCCGTACAGAAGGGTACTCCGAAGTGAATCATAAAGAGCTTGCGGGAACGCAGAAAAACGCATGGCTTAAGGTGCTGACCAGTCAGTTCCCGGACAAGCCAAAGGAAGAGATCCGTATCCTGGATATCGGAACAGGCCCCGGATTTTTTCCTGTGATCCTGGCAGAAGCCGGATATCATGTAGATGCAGTAGATTATACGGAAGGAATGCTGGAAAAGGCAAAGGAAAATGCGGGAGACCTTTGCCGGAACATCCGTTTTTGGAGGATGGATGCACAGAAGCTGGATTTTGAGGATAATACCTTTGACGTGGTCATTTCACGAAATCTTACCTGGAATCTGGAGCATCCTGATGTTGCTTACAGAGAATGGGTCCGTGTACTGAAGGCAGGAGGAAGGCTTCTGAATTTTGATGCCAACTGGTATGGCTATCTTTATGAGGAAGAGCAGCGTAAGGCCTACGAAAACGACCGGAAAAATGTGGAAAACAACAGCCTGGATGATCACTATCTCTGTACGGATATTGAGCGCATGGAGCGGATCGCCCTCCAGGTACCGCTGTCAAAGATCAGCCGTCCCCGTTGGGATGTAAAAACTCTCAGAGAAGCAGGACTTCTTGGAATCCGCACAGACACAGAAATATGGAAAACGGTCTGGAGTGAGGAAGAGAGACTGAATTATCAGTCCACACCAATGTTTATGGTAACCGGTGTGAAACCGGATCATTTCCTGAATCTTCCGGTTGCGGCAGGAGAAAAAACAGAAGGCTTTCTTGAACTCGGAGATGGAGAATTTGTCCTTCCGGCAACCATCATCCGTGGAAAAGATCCGGGAAAAACCGTTCTCGTCACAGCAGGGCTTCATGCAGGAGAGTATGTGGGAATCCAGACTCTGATCGAGCTGTCGAAGCGGCTGAAGCCGGAAAAGGTAAAGGGCCAGCTGGTTCTGGTAAAGGTGCTGAACCGGGAAGACTTTGAGAAGCGTGCAGGCAGCATCAGCTGGGAAGACGGAAAAAATCTGAACCGTGTTTTCCCGGGCAAAAAGGACGGAACAAAAATGGAACGTCTGGCGGCAGCTATCACAGAATCCCTGATCCGGAAGGCGGATTATTATATCGATCTTCACGGTGGTGACGATTATGAGGAGCTGACTCCGTATGTATATTTTGCAGGCGTGGCAAAGCCGGAGATCGTGGAAGCCTCCCGAAAAATGGCAGAGCAGGTTGATGTCCCATATATGGTACAGTCAAATGTGAGTACAGGCGGCGCCTATAATTATGCGGCAAGTACCTGCGATATTCCGGCTGTGCTTCTGGAAAGGGGATGTATGGGAACCTGGCAGCGGGAGGAAGTGGATTCCATGCGCCGGGATGTGCGGAATATTCTCTGCAGCATTGGGGCCTACAGAGGAATCCGCTCCCACAGCACCTATTATCCTCTGAAGATGGATGACGTACGTTACCAGTGTGCCAGTGTCAACGGTCTCTGGTACCCGGTCAAGAAACCAGGCGATATCGTTCATCAGGATGAGTATCTCGGAGAGATCCGTGATTATGAGGGAAATGTCCAGGAAATCTGTCGCGCAGACATGGATGGTGTGATCCTTTATCAGGTATCAAGCCTTCAGGTTGTGGAAGGCGGCCCTGTGATCACCTACGGAAATATCGTAAGAGAAAAAGACGAGCGGAAAACAAGGATCGCCCAGTACTGGACCAGACGCAGCGACAGCTTTCTGGAACAGAGAAGAGCAGAGCTTCACAGTGCACTTGCAGGCCGCTGGATGGCTGAGCTTAAGAAGTATCTGCCGGAGAAAAAGAATCTCAGGATCCTGGATGTAGGCTGCGGAACCGGATTTTTTACCATTCTTCTTGCAAAGGAAGGCCATCAGGTAACCGGGATCGATCTGACGCCGGATATGATCACTCATGCAAAGGAGCTGGCTGAGGAAGAAAAAGCAGACTGCCGGTTTATGGTGATGGATGCAGAAGCTCCGGATTTTCCGGATGAGGAATTTGATGTGATCGTATCCCGGAATCTTACCTGGACACTTCCGGACGCGGAGCATGCTTATCAGGAATGGTTCCGCGTACTGAAACCTGGCGGAGTGATGATAAATCTGGATGCAAATTACGGGGCAGCAGACTTTGCGGACACTGCGGATCTTCCGGAGAATCATGCCCATCATCAGATCCAGGATGAACTGATGCAGGAATGTGAGGATATTAAGCGGCAGTTGCCTATCAGCTCTTTTCTGCGTCCGGCATGGGATCTGGAAACGCTGAGCCGTACAGGTGTGGAAGAATTTTCCTTTGATCTTGGTATCAGCAAACGTATTTATATAGAAAAAGACGAGTTTTATAATCCGACCCCGATGTTTTTGATCTTTGCGAAGAAAACGAGGTAG
- a CDS encoding endonuclease III domain-containing protein, whose translation MTTQELAYEVISRLKKEYPDADCTLDYDDAWKLLVSVRLAAQCTDARVNVVVQDLYAKYPDVAALAAAEPEAIEAIVRPCGLGKSKARDISACMRILHEQYHDKVPEDFNALLKLPGVGRKSANLIMGDVFGRPAIVTDTHCIRLSNRIGLVHDMKDPKKVEMALWKIIPPEEGNDLCHRLVNHGREVCTARTKPYCDRCCLNDICEKNGI comes from the coding sequence ATGACAACACAGGAACTGGCCTATGAAGTTATCAGCCGTTTAAAAAAGGAATATCCTGATGCAGACTGTACACTGGATTATGATGATGCCTGGAAGCTTCTTGTAAGTGTCCGTCTGGCAGCTCAGTGCACCGATGCCCGGGTCAATGTAGTAGTTCAGGATCTCTATGCAAAATACCCGGATGTGGCAGCCCTGGCAGCTGCAGAGCCGGAAGCAATCGAAGCCATTGTACGTCCCTGCGGCCTTGGAAAAAGCAAAGCCCGGGATATCAGCGCCTGTATGCGCATTCTCCACGAACAGTATCACGACAAGGTACCGGAAGACTTTAACGCACTTCTGAAGCTTCCCGGTGTGGGCCGAAAAAGCGCAAACCTGATCATGGGTGACGTATTCGGCAGGCCTGCCATTGTAACAGATACTCACTGTATCCGCCTTTCCAACCGCATCGGCCTTGTCCATGACATGAAGGATCCGAAAAAGGTGGAAATGGCTCTCTGGAAGATCATCCCTCCGGAAGAAGGCAATGATCTCTGCCACCGTCTTGTCAATCATGGAAGAGAAGTCTGTACAGCGCGGACAAAACCTTACTGTGACCGCTGCTGTCTCAATGATATCTGCGAAAAAAATGGGATCTGA
- a CDS encoding DUF3877 family protein, whose product MNFKKLENNLLDMIQEQQVKIGYMSGVTRFYYPLQSLNRLLGTELTEEEMQHAMEEFSDYACDRLGKVTASSKNGRFCITLPPQASDYVHENRKPSEFLVRFIGTVARHGCTLDEVMDVFRAYSDHVHVEKTTGTGFDYLVYFEDGIPDDYRYCLSLEGEHMIYHKFTPEDYEDFGF is encoded by the coding sequence ATGAATTTCAAAAAACTGGAAAATAATCTCCTGGATATGATCCAGGAACAACAGGTAAAGATCGGATACATGAGCGGAGTTACCCGTTTTTATTATCCGCTGCAGTCTCTGAACCGCCTTCTTGGCACAGAGCTTACGGAAGAAGAAATGCAGCATGCAATGGAAGAATTCTCAGATTATGCCTGTGACCGTCTTGGAAAAGTAACGGCTTCTTCCAAAAACGGGCGTTTCTGCATCACCCTGCCGCCTCAGGCCTCGGACTACGTTCACGAAAACCGAAAGCCAAGTGAATTTCTGGTACGCTTTATAGGCACAGTTGCCCGTCATGGCTGTACTCTGGATGAAGTGATGGACGTTTTTCGTGCTTATTCTGACCATGTACACGTGGAAAAAACAACCGGAACCGGATTTGATTATCTTGTATATTTCGAAGACGGGATCCCAGATGACTACCGGTATTGTCTGTCCCTGGAGGGTGAGCATATGATCTATCATAAGTTTACACCGGAGGACTATGAAGATTTCGGATTCTGA
- a CDS encoding DUF6320 domain-containing protein, with translation MKNEYAQWRKLDNAALAFPAVTGKNDTRVFRFYCELKEEIKEETLQEALERTLEKYPLFRAVLRKGLFWFYLERRDIPAVVKKEAGAPCSGLYIPDKKTLLFRVSYYKNRINFEVFHALTDGTGAMHFLMELVKNYLQETHSSAELPELFPDENITGRDMEEDSFSQYYSSDAPRKRESKKPAFQLKGEKLRQEDMSITEVCIPVKEIHARAKAAGVSITVFLTATLIWAIHEEVPQNQVKKPIGLMIPVNLRNYFPSRSMANFFGWIEISCYFQSDTAFEDILKSVKEQFAKELSKDVIEAKLNDLVSLEKNPILRLVPLEIKTPFLLAGTTLGGRSITAIYSNVGIIRMPEEYRKYIQRFGLFASTDSLQLCSCSFGDEMVLSFTSKIPNGNIERNFVERLKNEQVSCTIRENDLPGQKEEQKQQMKIFESFTFLCIVLAVVCNLIDYLLDGHIGWAWFVNAGAFCTWLMVSVAYVKRRNLLKNEMWQLVIAAVAGVLWDVFTGWRGWSVDYLLPLAALAVICSMWVITAVQKLEVAEYMIYLLEAGAFGGVIPVILLVAGVVTVLYPSLICICVSFLMLVWLFLFKRKDMVREMQKKFRA, from the coding sequence ATGAAGAACGAATATGCACAGTGGAGAAAACTTGACAACGCAGCGCTGGCGTTCCCGGCGGTGACAGGAAAGAATGACACCAGGGTATTTCGTTTTTACTGTGAACTGAAAGAAGAGATAAAAGAAGAAACACTGCAGGAAGCCCTGGAGAGGACACTGGAAAAATATCCTCTTTTCCGTGCAGTTTTAAGAAAGGGACTGTTCTGGTTTTATCTGGAGAGACGTGATATTCCGGCAGTGGTAAAGAAAGAAGCAGGTGCACCCTGCAGCGGACTTTATATTCCGGACAAAAAAACGCTTCTTTTTCGGGTGAGCTATTATAAGAACAGGATCAACTTCGAGGTATTTCATGCGCTGACGGATGGAACGGGAGCCATGCATTTTCTGATGGAGCTGGTGAAAAATTATCTTCAGGAGACGCACTCATCCGCAGAGCTTCCGGAGCTTTTTCCGGATGAGAACATTACGGGCAGGGATATGGAGGAGGACAGCTTTTCTCAGTATTATTCCTCCGATGCGCCAAGAAAGAGAGAGTCCAAGAAGCCTGCCTTCCAGCTAAAAGGTGAGAAGCTCAGGCAGGAGGATATGAGTATCACGGAAGTCTGTATTCCGGTAAAAGAGATCCACGCCCGTGCAAAAGCGGCCGGTGTGTCGATCACGGTTTTTCTTACGGCAACACTTATCTGGGCGATCCATGAAGAAGTGCCTCAGAATCAGGTGAAAAAGCCCATTGGTCTGATGATCCCGGTAAATTTGAGAAATTATTTTCCATCCCGGTCTATGGCAAATTTCTTCGGATGGATTGAGATAAGCTGTTATTTTCAGTCTGATACAGCCTTTGAGGATATTTTGAAATCCGTAAAGGAGCAGTTTGCAAAGGAACTGAGTAAGGACGTGATCGAAGCAAAGCTTAATGATCTCGTAAGCCTGGAGAAGAATCCGATCCTGCGTTTGGTACCACTGGAGATCAAAACCCCGTTTCTTCTTGCCGGGACGACCCTGGGAGGAAGGTCAATCACGGCGATCTATTCCAATGTGGGGATCATCCGGATGCCGGAGGAATATCGGAAATATATTCAGAGATTCGGACTTTTTGCAAGCACGGATAGTCTGCAGCTGTGTTCCTGTTCTTTTGGTGATGAGATGGTTTTAAGTTTTACGTCCAAGATCCCCAATGGAAATATTGAGCGGAATTTTGTGGAGAGACTGAAAAATGAGCAGGTGTCCTGTACAATTCGGGAGAATGATCTTCCAGGACAGAAAGAGGAGCAGAAGCAGCAGATGAAGATTTTTGAAAGCTTTACATTTCTGTGTATTGTGCTGGCTGTGGTATGTAATCTGATCGATTATCTGCTGGATGGTCATATAGGCTGGGCCTGGTTTGTGAATGCAGGGGCGTTCTGCACCTGGCTGATGGTTTCAGTGGCTTATGTGAAGCGGCGGAATCTTCTGAAGAATGAGATGTGGCAGCTGGTGATCGCAGCTGTTGCAGGAGTGCTTTGGGATGTGTTTACCGGCTGGCGTGGCTGGTCTGTGGATTATCTGCTTCCTCTGGCTGCGCTTGCTGTGATCTGCTCCATGTGGGTGATCACTGCGGTACAGAAGCTGGAGGTGGCGGAATATATGATCTATCTTCTGGAAGCAGGAGCTTTCGGAGGAGTGATTCCTGTAATCCTGTTGGTTGCCGGTGTGGTGACGGTGCTGTATCCGTCGCTGATCTGCATATGCGTCAGTTTCCTGATGCTGGTATGGCTGTTTCTGTTTAAGAGGAAAGATATGGTGCGGGAGATGCAGAAGAAGTTCCGGGCATAG